One genomic region from Mesotoga sp. UBA6090 encodes:
- a CDS encoding recombinase family protein, producing the protein MKVSKKDLSFEIDEKEAKAVRKIFEMRAEGVPIMQIVRNVNLAGWKTRRGKAFTNASIDWILSNEKYKGIYSFNDRKKKGRFNYYKGEVVRVDLPELAISPATSGKEFRKCRVFRKSQNSSIS; encoded by the coding sequence TGAAAGTCTCTAAAAAGGACTTGAGCTTCGAGATAGACGAGAAAGAGGCGAAGGCCGTCCGCAAAATCTTTGAGATGAGAGCCGAAGGCGTCCCCATTATGCAGATAGTGAGGAATGTCAATCTGGCGGGGTGGAAGACTAGGCGTGGCAAGGCCTTCACAAATGCATCCATCGACTGGATCCTTTCAAACGAGAAATATAAAGGCATTTACTCCTTTAACGATCGAAAAAAGAAAGGCCGGTTCAATTACTACAAAGGCGAGGTCGTCCGGGTGGATTTGCCCGAATTAGCGATAAGCCCCGCGACCTCTGGCAAAGAGTTCAGAAAATGCCGGGTGTTCAGAAAGAGTCAAAACTCCTCTATCTCCTGA
- a CDS encoding GNAT family N-acetyltransferase — translation MQHKVRFEEITEETVLDAIRLSGTLLEGQERAVASNAVSIAQAHFAKNAWFRAIYAGDEMVGFIMLDFTPDPRMKDVKHASIWRFMIGGKYQKMGYGRDAILLLIEYLKAQGYEKLFISCAVSDPSPLKLYLKLGFVDTGEWDDDEKILMRDL, via the coding sequence ATGCAACATAAGGTTAGATTCGAAGAGATAACGGAGGAGACGGTGCTCGACGCTATCCGCTTGAGTGGCACGCTGCTCGAAGGACAGGAAAGGGCCGTAGCCTCAAATGCAGTTTCGATCGCTCAAGCCCACTTCGCGAAGAACGCCTGGTTTCGGGCGATCTATGCGGGAGATGAAATGGTGGGCTTCATTATGCTGGATTTCACGCCTGATCCGAGAATGAAAGATGTCAAGCACGCCTCCATATGGCGCTTCATGATCGGGGGCAAGTATCAGAAGATGGGATATGGAAGAGACGCTATCCTCTTGTTGATTGAATATCTCAAGGCCCAGGGTTACGAGAAGCTCTTCATCTCGTGCGCCGTCAGCGACCCTTCCCCGCTCAAGCTCTACCTGAAGCTGGGCTTTGTCGATACCGGCGAGTGGGACGATGATGAAAAGATACTGATGAGAGACCTCTAG
- a CDS encoding ABC transporter ATP-binding protein, producing the protein MHEEKKATQPEVTMPAGPGRGGPGAGRARPVQKPKNSKQTVLRLVGYFRNEKKGLILAIAFTILATGASVFGPFLLGVAIDKYMLVGDTAGLAMISIVMAAVYISSSFFLWLQGYTMVGVAQRSIRRLRQDLFDKFQTLPVKFFDAKPHGELMSRLTNDINNISHTLSESVTQLVSSLLTLVGIVVIMFFLNPILALVAMSTVPFVLVVTGIIAKQSRKNFLAQQKALGELNGYVEERISGAKVVKAYGREESTVQEFQTINESYRRSAIMAQIFAGSFGPIMNMVNNFGYAIVAFAGGWMSVKGIVSVGLVASFIVYVGQFNRPINQIAQMFNAIQAALAGAERVFEILDEKGEKRAEETFFPQKIEGEVTLEEVDFSYDGKTRVLKDVSLTAEPGQIVALVGPTGAGKTTIVNLLTKFYDIEDGKIMIDGHDISSFDREQLRRELGIVLQDTQLFMGTIKDNIRYGRQDASDEEIIEAAKMANAHHFIMGLPEGYETVLSSSGDTISRGQRQLLAIARIMLIDPQILILDEATSNVDTRTEMHIQEAMRNLMKGRTSFVVAHRLSTIKNADRIFVIDNGRIIESGTHDELISMKGFYYSLYTTQLALPGLDVA; encoded by the coding sequence ATGCATGAAGAGAAGAAAGCAACTCAACCCGAAGTTACCATGCCGGCCGGCCCGGGGAGAGGCGGACCTGGAGCAGGCAGAGCGCGACCCGTTCAGAAGCCTAAGAACTCGAAGCAGACCGTTCTGAGACTAGTAGGATACTTCAGAAATGAGAAGAAAGGTCTGATACTTGCAATAGCATTTACGATACTGGCCACCGGTGCCAGCGTCTTCGGTCCCTTTCTTCTGGGAGTAGCTATCGACAAATATATGCTCGTGGGCGACACGGCCGGTCTCGCAATGATTTCGATTGTCATGGCTGCAGTCTACATATCTTCATCTTTCTTCCTCTGGCTCCAGGGCTACACCATGGTTGGAGTGGCGCAGAGAAGCATAAGGAGACTCAGGCAAGACCTCTTCGACAAATTTCAGACGCTGCCGGTCAAATTTTTCGATGCCAAGCCGCACGGAGAACTGATGAGCAGACTGACCAACGATATAAACAACATATCCCATACTCTTAGTGAAAGCGTTACTCAGCTTGTGAGCAGTCTTCTGACGCTTGTCGGGATAGTAGTCATCATGTTTTTTCTCAATCCGATCCTGGCACTGGTCGCGATGTCTACCGTTCCATTCGTTTTGGTTGTGACGGGCATAATAGCGAAACAGAGCAGAAAGAACTTCCTCGCTCAACAGAAGGCTCTTGGCGAACTCAACGGTTACGTCGAAGAGAGGATCTCCGGAGCCAAAGTCGTGAAAGCCTACGGCAGGGAAGAGTCGACCGTTCAAGAATTCCAGACTATAAACGAGTCTTATCGCAGGTCTGCAATTATGGCCCAGATATTCGCAGGCTCCTTCGGACCGATAATGAATATGGTAAACAACTTTGGTTATGCAATAGTCGCCTTTGCCGGAGGGTGGATGTCCGTGAAGGGGATAGTTTCTGTTGGATTGGTCGCCAGCTTCATCGTATATGTCGGCCAGTTCAACCGACCGATAAATCAGATAGCACAGATGTTCAATGCGATTCAGGCAGCTCTAGCGGGGGCCGAGAGGGTCTTCGAAATCCTTGACGAAAAAGGGGAAAAGAGAGCGGAAGAGACCTTCTTCCCGCAGAAAATCGAGGGAGAAGTAACGCTTGAAGAAGTTGACTTCAGTTACGACGGCAAGACCAGAGTATTGAAGGATGTCTCTCTCACGGCCGAGCCAGGGCAGATCGTCGCGCTGGTGGGACCTACGGGTGCGGGCAAGACCACAATCGTGAATCTTCTTACGAAGTTCTACGACATAGAGGACGGAAAAATTATGATAGACGGTCATGATATATCGAGCTTCGACAGAGAGCAGCTCAGGAGAGAGCTCGGCATTGTTCTGCAGGATACACAGCTGTTTATGGGCACCATTAAAGACAATATTCGTTATGGAAGACAGGACGCTTCAGATGAAGAGATAATAGAGGCAGCAAAGATGGCAAACGCCCATCACTTCATAATGGGACTGCCGGAAGGGTATGAAACGGTTCTATCCTCTAGCGGGGACACCATCAGCCGCGGGCAGAGGCAGTTGCTGGCGATCGCCCGGATAATGCTAATAGATCCCCAGATACTAATACTCGATGAAGCTACTAGCAATGTCGATACCAGAACGGAGATGCACATTCAGGAGGCGATGCGGAATCTGATGAAGGGCCGCACCAGCTTCGTTGTGGCTCACAGACTCAGTACAATCAAGAACGCAGACAGAATTTTCGTGATCGATAATGGAAGGATAATAGAAAGCGGCACTCACGATGAACTGATCAGTATGAAGGGTTTCTATTACAGCCTCTACACAACCCAGCTGGCTCTTCCAGGACTTGATGTGGCTTGA
- a CDS encoding ABC transporter ATP-binding protein, with product MKRLFKFLKPYWIFVVLAPLAMFLEVAIDLFQPKLLEEIIDVGIMNQNLDVVVSAGTKMLIITFIGVLGGIACVIFSSLAAQNAGADIRRSVFTKVQYLSFAKLDKFGTGSLITRITDDIVQFQQFIMILLRMFVRAPMLFIGSLIMSLLISWKLSLIFLVVIPLVTYLTFAIMKRVLPLFSRVQQEMDNVNTRVRDNLLGIRVVKSFASARFESSKFEDANEKYTQIAMKAARTMVIIMPLLSLILNLGIVAVIWFGGIQVEAGGMQTGQIMAFVNYLGRMLMSMMMIGMMLVFVSRAQASAKRVAEVLEESEEEDVKAGISHDLRGPIVFENVDFSYDGGGNKILHNLNFTINQGETVAFLGDTGSGKSSLVSLLPRLYEVDSGKILLNGIDIKEISRHELRKNISMVFQEAVLFSGKIKDNISYGRPGASDEEIAKAAEVARIASFVDTLPEKHDAHLSQMATNLSGGQKQRMAIARAVAMRSPILIFDDSTSALDAKTESEVMRAIGKELDCTKIIIAQKISSVVNADRIFLLDDGKIAGSGTHKQLLKESDLYRDIYRSQFGEVGEANA from the coding sequence ATGAAAAGACTGTTCAAGTTTTTGAAGCCTTACTGGATCTTCGTCGTTCTGGCTCCTCTGGCAATGTTTCTCGAAGTTGCGATAGATCTTTTTCAGCCAAAGCTTCTTGAGGAAATCATAGATGTAGGTATCATGAATCAGAATCTTGACGTAGTCGTGAGCGCAGGAACGAAGATGCTGATTATTACCTTCATCGGTGTGCTGGGAGGAATCGCCTGCGTCATATTCTCTTCCCTGGCTGCTCAGAATGCCGGGGCAGATATACGGCGAAGTGTTTTCACAAAGGTTCAGTATCTCTCATTTGCGAAACTCGACAAGTTCGGCACCGGCTCACTTATTACGAGAATCACAGACGATATAGTTCAGTTTCAGCAGTTTATAATGATTTTGCTGAGAATGTTTGTGAGGGCACCGATGCTTTTCATTGGAAGCTTGATCATGTCCTTGCTGATTAGCTGGAAACTCTCTCTCATATTCCTGGTTGTCATTCCGCTCGTAACTTACCTGACTTTCGCGATCATGAAAAGAGTCTTGCCTCTCTTTTCGCGCGTTCAGCAGGAGATGGACAATGTCAATACACGGGTCAGGGACAATCTCCTGGGAATAAGAGTCGTCAAATCCTTCGCATCCGCCAGGTTTGAATCTAGCAAGTTTGAAGATGCAAACGAGAAGTACACACAGATAGCTATGAAAGCTGCGAGGACCATGGTAATCATTATGCCTCTTCTTTCTCTGATACTGAACCTTGGAATCGTTGCAGTGATCTGGTTCGGAGGCATTCAGGTCGAAGCCGGAGGGATGCAGACGGGCCAGATAATGGCATTCGTAAACTACCTGGGAAGAATGCTCATGTCGATGATGATGATCGGAATGATGCTCGTATTTGTCTCCAGAGCGCAGGCCTCCGCCAAACGAGTTGCCGAAGTCCTTGAAGAGAGCGAAGAAGAAGATGTGAAGGCAGGCATATCCCATGACCTTAGGGGTCCGATTGTCTTTGAGAATGTTGACTTCAGCTACGATGGGGGAGGCAACAAGATTCTCCACAATCTCAACTTCACGATCAATCAAGGTGAGACGGTCGCTTTTCTTGGCGACACGGGATCGGGCAAATCGTCCCTGGTCAGTCTTCTTCCCCGGCTGTACGAAGTAGATTCCGGCAAAATTCTTTTGAATGGAATAGATATAAAGGAGATTTCACGCCACGAGTTGAGAAAGAACATATCCATGGTATTCCAGGAAGCCGTTCTCTTCTCAGGTAAGATCAAGGACAACATAAGTTACGGAAGGCCGGGTGCCAGTGACGAAGAAATCGCCAAGGCGGCCGAAGTTGCAAGAATCGCAAGTTTTGTCGACACTCTTCCAGAGAAACACGACGCCCACCTGAGCCAGATGGCGACGAACCTCTCTGGCGGCCAGAAGCAGAGAATGGCGATCGCGCGGGCCGTAGCGATGAGATCACCAATCCTAATCTTTGACGACAGCACGAGTGCTCTGGATGCAAAGACGGAGTCCGAGGTCATGAGGGCAATTGGCAAAGAGCTGGATTGCACAAAGATAATCATTGCTCAGAAGATAAGCTCAGTAGTAAATGCCGACAGGATATTCCTCCTAGATGATGGAAAGATAGCAGGAAGTGGAACCCACAAACAACTGCTGAAGGAAAGCGATCTGTACAGGGATATCTACAGGTCTCAGTTTGGTGAGGTAGGTGAAGCGAATGCATGA
- a CDS encoding MarR family winged helix-turn-helix transcriptional regulator, which produces MKETGKLDKLLIDVCRANFMKKRLIFSRFGLHRGQPPLLFILFERDGRTVGEISKEMGLSPATVSKMIQRMELSGFIHKRQDKSDMRVFRIYLTAKSREIEEELEKTMLDVERQTFSAFSAEERDLLERFLKKLKESLSK; this is translated from the coding sequence ATGAAAGAGACCGGAAAACTGGATAAACTACTGATTGACGTCTGCAGGGCAAACTTCATGAAGAAGCGCTTGATCTTCTCCAGGTTTGGTCTTCACAGAGGCCAGCCTCCACTGCTTTTCATTCTCTTCGAAAGGGATGGAAGAACTGTGGGGGAGATCTCAAAAGAGATGGGCCTTTCACCTGCCACTGTTAGCAAGATGATTCAGAGGATGGAGCTGTCTGGCTTTATCCACAAAAGGCAGGATAAATCGGATATGAGAGTCTTCAGGATCTACTTGACGGCAAAAAGCAGAGAGATCGAGGAAGAACTGGAGAAAACGATGCTCGACGTAGAAAGACAAACCTTTTCTGCATTTTCTGCAGAGGAGCGCGACCTGCTCGAGCGGTTCTTGAAGAAGCTCAAAGAAAGCCTTTCGAAGTGA
- a CDS encoding MFS transporter, whose protein sequence is MESDRGHYLGFIWHASFLALTMAFVEVNTVLPSMILAAGGGSFAIGLVTAISTGIPLLAQLTFAGYLMSKRMKKPYLLLGIYLRVGALFSIGFLLLSPIGGIALLVLLFSVISVFSFGGVFAGISYTHLLGQSILKQDRRGFMSYRQIAGSALSLLGGFVAKYIVGNVSYPVNYSLLFFIGGSSLLFFIGGSSLFVASLGFAGVREREVQGSEIPGFWKIMKSIPKTLKDDANLLNYIVFINLTGFGLVLIPFYVLLAKDSFGLSGSDVGSFLLFQMIGMLGAGVLWNRFLKRRGLKRLLITCATIGSSIPLIAYLLSTTSPNFYLIVFFLSGITLSARKIGFEWLLIEISSNTNRALYTGVSGALSLVTALLPLILGSVLRLLGFPVVLVISSIAIASGMYFIRKIDITDDLG, encoded by the coding sequence TTGGAGAGCGATAGAGGACATTATTTAGGCTTTATTTGGCACGCCTCGTTTCTTGCACTGACAATGGCCTTTGTTGAGGTGAATACTGTCCTTCCATCGATGATCTTGGCGGCAGGAGGAGGGAGCTTTGCAATAGGTCTCGTTACTGCAATTTCGACGGGGATTCCTCTTCTGGCTCAATTAACATTCGCTGGATACCTTATGTCGAAACGGATGAAGAAACCATATTTGCTTCTTGGCATCTATTTGAGAGTCGGCGCCCTCTTCTCCATAGGCTTTCTATTGCTTTCGCCTATCGGAGGCATCGCTCTTCTCGTACTCCTTTTTTCCGTAATCTCCGTCTTTTCCTTTGGAGGCGTCTTCGCGGGAATCAGTTACACTCATCTGCTCGGTCAGTCAATACTGAAGCAGGATAGACGCGGGTTCATGTCGTACAGACAGATTGCTGGGAGCGCATTGTCACTTCTCGGAGGCTTCGTCGCAAAGTACATAGTTGGAAACGTGAGTTATCCGGTCAACTATTCGCTGTTGTTCTTCATTGGAGGGAGTTCGCTGTTGTTCTTCATTGGAGGGAGTTCGCTGTTCGTTGCTTCGCTTGGATTCGCGGGAGTACGGGAGAGGGAGGTTCAGGGAAGTGAAATTCCCGGATTCTGGAAGATCATGAAGAGCATTCCAAAAACACTGAAGGACGATGCGAACCTGCTTAACTACATTGTCTTCATCAACCTCACCGGTTTCGGATTGGTCTTGATCCCGTTCTATGTACTCTTGGCAAAGGACAGCTTCGGGTTGAGCGGAAGCGATGTGGGCAGTTTTCTCCTGTTTCAGATGATAGGTATGCTTGGAGCCGGGGTTCTGTGGAATCGCTTTCTCAAAAGGAGAGGTTTGAAAAGACTGCTTATAACCTGCGCAACGATTGGCAGCTCGATTCCACTAATTGCATATCTTCTCTCAACCACCTCGCCGAACTTCTATCTGATAGTCTTTTTCCTTTCAGGGATCACGCTGAGCGCACGAAAAATCGGATTTGAGTGGCTTCTTATAGAAATCTCCAGCAATACGAACAGGGCTTTGTATACAGGTGTATCGGGCGCGCTCAGTCTTGTGACCGCTCTTCTTCCTTTGATCCTGGGTAGTGTGCTGCGGCTTTTGGGCTTTCCGGTCGTTCTGGTTATCTCCAGCATCGCTATCGCCTCGGGAATGTATTTCATTAGGAAGATCGATATCACTGATGACCTGGGATGA
- a CDS encoding GNAT family N-acetyltransferase yields the protein MIKEVELDNLPGRFREIFSGCLGRPEQSDEVLKMYQAPERRLFVMRQGGSIVAVAGLKLHELEEPELLHLAVRKDKRRSGFGSTLIKTMINSFMIDTLAVWTDEDAVGFYEKIGFDIVNEIQTQNGLVRYKLRFSRFKSPGRLET from the coding sequence ATGATTAAGGAAGTAGAGTTAGATAATCTTCCCGGAAGGTTCAGAGAGATTTTTTCTGGTTGTCTGGGAAGACCGGAGCAGTCCGACGAAGTATTGAAGATGTATCAGGCTCCGGAGAGAAGGCTCTTTGTGATGAGACAGGGAGGAAGCATAGTTGCTGTAGCCGGTTTGAAGCTCCATGAACTTGAAGAACCCGAGCTTCTGCATCTTGCCGTCAGGAAAGACAAGCGAAGGAGCGGTTTCGGCAGCACACTCATAAAAACAATGATAAATTCCTTCATGATAGATACTCTTGCAGTGTGGACAGACGAAGATGCCGTCGGTTTCTATGAAAAGATAGGGTTCGATATTGTGAATGAAATTCAGACTCAGAACGGACTGGTTCGCTACAAACTCCGATTTTCTCGCTTTAAATCCCCTGGGAGGTTAGAAACGTGA
- a CDS encoding 2-hydroxyacid dehydrogenase, which translates to MKILFLNRFDRYWEGKVEELARAFPEHSFISYSSNSDPKAHISDAEVIVKGNLSQADLDKARNLRMVVVPWTGVDGLPLERLRERGVIVSNTHENAEVVAERAVALALAVTGRVVELHNDLAQGVWLGRPSNKEATWYSIIGKRCSILGLGRIGQAIAKLISGFECEVTGFKRTPGGEFPYVKRITDDIHDAVRAGDLVFVALPLTKKTAGIIGSDLLSQMKGKYLVNVSRGRVIEERALYDALKSGTLAGAAIDVWYEYPSSDRPATLPSRYPIHRFSNVVMSPHVGSWSVESMQSMVNGALKNIESFLLKGKPEEEIDLDELY; encoded by the coding sequence GTGAAGATCTTATTCCTAAATAGATTTGACAGATACTGGGAAGGAAAGGTTGAAGAGCTTGCAAGAGCATTTCCCGAACATTCCTTCATCTCTTACTCCAGCAACAGTGATCCGAAAGCCCATATTTCCGATGCCGAGGTAATAGTAAAAGGGAATCTTTCGCAAGCCGACCTCGATAAAGCCAGGAATCTCAGAATGGTTGTCGTTCCCTGGACTGGCGTTGATGGTCTGCCACTTGAACGGCTAAGAGAACGTGGCGTCATCGTTTCAAACACCCATGAGAATGCCGAGGTCGTTGCCGAAAGAGCCGTAGCTCTGGCCTTAGCTGTTACGGGAAGAGTGGTCGAACTTCATAATGATCTTGCTCAGGGAGTATGGTTGGGTCGGCCGTCCAATAAGGAGGCGACCTGGTACTCCATCATCGGGAAGCGATGCTCTATTCTCGGCCTGGGCAGAATTGGGCAGGCGATAGCAAAACTGATCAGCGGCTTTGAATGCGAAGTAACGGGATTCAAAAGAACGCCCGGCGGCGAGTTTCCTTACGTGAAGAGAATAACAGACGATATTCACGATGCCGTTCGGGCCGGTGATCTTGTCTTCGTTGCTCTTCCGCTAACGAAAAAGACAGCTGGGATTATCGGTTCCGATCTGCTAAGTCAGATGAAGGGCAAGTACCTGGTCAATGTGAGCAGGGGAAGAGTAATCGAGGAGCGGGCACTGTACGATGCTCTGAAGAGCGGAACTCTCGCCGGCGCGGCAATAGATGTCTGGTACGAGTATCCCTCAAGTGATCGGCCCGCAACACTTCCATCGAGATATCCAATTCATAGGTTTTCCAATGTAGTCATGTCGCCTCACGTCGGAAGCTGGTCGGTGGAGAGTATGCAGTCAATGGTGAATGGCGCCTTAAAGAACATTGAGAGTTTTCTTCTTAAGGGAAAGCCGGAGGAAGAGATCGATCTTGACGAATTGTACTAG
- a CDS encoding HD domain-containing phosphohydrolase produces the protein MPLIRGPGFSLSRRLTGFAASLSGLAGVILAVVLILLLGVLLSFAEIARGRREFSDRLLRQGRFVQSGLNLDELSRLSGSIEDLDNPEYWRLKSQLEQTNALFPQYRFIYLMGQKEDGELFFFIDSEPPGSDHESLPGDIYADAKEYDLEVFREKKARVLPVITDSRGTWVSVMVPVIDENSGRLLAMLGIDVEADDFWKSVLSYAIKPVVFSLVLVLMAILSGFFIIRRDKLAPEKKEKRVQRYLEAIVFAAFGLAATIMVSSLVHDRQVAARNDAFADLAASHVTSLSRAMKNTRDFQVEALARFFESSSFVDRQEFLNYVGYLSKNNGLISWFWIERVSPGGIESFEEGIRREGFPDFFVWEPGKSGGKERVLDRESYYPIQYIEPLESSRNLLGLDLGSIGSVGEAIEKATASKLMRASDPVVIPTDEEKALHFFVFRPILAEIAEGYAGFVGAIFHSDAFLSAVTNTLNTGDPTVALGLYQIDSDGKPVLLFSTAQESDSHVYESAETSIWHYPESQHSIAVPVMLFGRLFVILAHPGPDFGVVYPINNWIFFLAIGLTVTLSLAILIGSLSNRSFHLEREVEKRTEELRESLEIVSKTMEASVNVLASAVDLRDPYTSGHQRRVAELSVAIGRKLGFEENRLTGLRLSAMIHDVGKIQVPAEILNTPRKLTNLEFDLIKLHPTAGRELFKDIEFPWPVADAIYQHHERLDGSGYPEGISGDQIILEARIIAVADVVEAISSHRPYRASLGLQAALDEVRSGKGKLFDPEVVDACLEVFDEGFSFSD, from the coding sequence ATGCCTTTAATCAGAGGTCCCGGCTTCAGCCTTTCCAGAAGATTGACTGGCTTTGCTGCCAGCCTGTCAGGCCTTGCTGGTGTTATTCTCGCCGTGGTTCTGATTCTTCTTCTGGGGGTTCTACTTTCATTTGCCGAGATAGCCAGGGGAAGAAGGGAGTTTTCGGACAGGCTTTTGAGACAGGGTAGATTTGTCCAGAGCGGTCTCAATTTGGACGAACTCTCGAGGCTTTCAGGGAGCATAGAAGATCTGGACAACCCTGAATACTGGAGACTCAAGAGCCAACTGGAGCAAACTAATGCGCTATTTCCTCAATACCGCTTCATCTACCTGATGGGACAGAAGGAAGATGGAGAGTTGTTCTTTTTCATTGATTCCGAGCCGCCCGGTTCAGATCACGAATCTCTTCCAGGAGACATTTACGCCGATGCAAAAGAGTACGATCTCGAGGTCTTTCGGGAGAAGAAGGCCAGGGTGCTGCCGGTAATTACTGACAGCCGGGGAACCTGGGTATCCGTAATGGTTCCCGTAATTGATGAGAATTCGGGCAGACTGCTTGCCATGCTCGGCATAGACGTTGAAGCCGATGACTTCTGGAAATCCGTTCTGTCTTATGCGATTAAGCCCGTAGTTTTCTCTCTGGTTCTGGTATTGATGGCGATACTCTCGGGATTCTTCATCATCCGCAGAGACAAACTGGCACCTGAGAAAAAGGAAAAGAGAGTTCAAAGGTACCTTGAGGCGATCGTCTTTGCCGCATTTGGACTCGCTGCCACTATCATGGTCTCATCTCTGGTTCATGACAGGCAAGTGGCTGCTCGGAACGATGCCTTTGCCGATCTGGCCGCAAGTCATGTAACTTCGCTTTCCAGAGCGATGAAGAATACTAGAGACTTTCAGGTCGAGGCTCTTGCCAGGTTCTTTGAGTCAAGCAGCTTTGTCGACAGGCAGGAGTTCTTGAACTACGTCGGTTATCTCTCGAAAAACAACGGATTGATTTCCTGGTTCTGGATTGAGAGAGTTTCGCCGGGCGGGATAGAGTCGTTCGAAGAAGGTATCAGAAGGGAAGGCTTTCCGGACTTCTTCGTTTGGGAACCGGGTAAATCTGGCGGAAAGGAAAGAGTTCTAGATCGCGAGTCATATTACCCGATACAGTACATTGAGCCTCTAGAGAGCAGCAGGAATCTGCTGGGACTAGACCTGGGATCTATCGGGTCGGTAGGCGAAGCAATTGAAAAGGCAACTGCTTCAAAACTGATGAGGGCAAGCGATCCTGTCGTAATTCCGACGGACGAAGAGAAAGCCCTCCACTTCTTTGTTTTCAGACCGATTCTCGCGGAGATAGCGGAAGGTTATGCAGGGTTCGTAGGGGCTATCTTTCATTCAGACGCATTTCTAAGCGCCGTTACCAATACCCTCAATACCGGAGATCCAACCGTTGCCCTGGGGCTTTATCAGATCGACTCGGACGGAAAACCTGTACTGCTGTTTTCTACCGCACAGGAATCGGATTCTCATGTTTATGAGTCTGCAGAGACTTCCATATGGCACTATCCGGAAAGTCAGCACAGCATTGCCGTTCCGGTAATGCTGTTCGGGAGGCTTTTTGTGATTCTTGCCCATCCAGGGCCGGACTTTGGAGTCGTGTACCCCATAAACAATTGGATCTTCTTTCTCGCGATCGGACTGACTGTAACTCTGTCGCTTGCGATCCTGATCGGGTCACTGAGTAACAGAAGCTTCCATCTTGAAAGAGAAGTCGAGAAACGCACCGAAGAGCTAAGAGAGAGTCTGGAGATTGTTTCAAAGACGATGGAGGCATCGGTGAATGTTCTCGCTTCGGCCGTAGATCTCAGGGATCCTTATACCTCCGGTCATCAAAGGAGAGTGGCAGAGCTTTCGGTTGCAATCGGCAGAAAGCTGGGATTCGAAGAGAACAGGCTAACAGGACTGAGGCTTTCGGCGATGATTCATGATGTGGGAAAGATACAGGTGCCCGCGGAGATACTTAACACACCAAGAAAGCTGACCAATCTGGAGTTCGATTTGATCAAGCTTCACCCGACTGCGGGACGAGAGCTTTTCAAAGATATCGAATTCCCCTGGCCTGTGGCGGACGCAATCTATCAGCATCACGAGAGACTTGACGGAAGCGGATACCCGGAAGGCATCTCCGGGGATCAGATAATATTGGAGGCCAGAATAATCGCCGTTGCCGATGTAGTTGAGGCGATCTCCTCTCACAGACCGTACAGAGCTTCGCTGGGTCTTCAAGCTGCACTCGATGAAGTTCGAAGCGGTAAAGGCAAACTCTTTGATCCCGAAGTCGTGGACGCTTGTCTGGAGGTATTCGATGAGGGCTTTTCCTTCTCGGACTGA